The Nocardia sp. NBC_01329 sequence CTGCTCCTGCTCGTCGCCGATCTCGTGCAGCACCGGCTCCACCTCGCGTACCACGAACGGCATGGTGACGAAGATGGTCGCCAGCACCATGCCCGGCAGGGCGAAGATCACCCGGAACCACCCGTCGGTGACCGCACCGAACCAGCCGTCCACACCCCACAGCATGATCAGCGCGACGCCGACCACAACCGGGGATACCGCGAACGGCAGATCCACGACGCTCTGCAGCAAGCGGCGGCCCGGGAATTCGCCACGTACCAGCGCCAGCGCTGTCACCACCCCGAGGATCACGTTCACCGGCACCACGATCACAAGGATGATCATGGAGAGATTGAAGGCCGAGATCGCGGCGGGCGTACTGATCTGATCGATGAACGCCCCGATCCCCTGACCGAACGCCCGATACAGGATGATGCCGAGCGGCAGCACGAGCAACACGAACAGATAGCCGAGAGCGAGCACGCGCAGCGTGATCCGGCCGGGAGCGGACAGTTTCATCGAGCCTCACGTTCCTTGCGCGCCGTCCGCTCGGCGAACACCCGCAGCACCAGCAGCGCGACGAACGCGATGCCCAGCAGCGCCACCGAGACCGCGGCCGCGTTCACCGGCCGGTCGATCTCGATCTGCTGCTGGATGTACTGCGAGGCCACCTGGGTCTCACGCGGAATATTGCCGCCGATCAGCACGACCGAGCCGAACTCTCCGATCGCGCGCGCGAACGCCAGACCGCCACCGCTGATGATGGCGGGCGCCAGCGTCGGCAACACGACCCGGCGGAAGGTCGTCCAGTTGTCGGCGCCGAGCGATAGGGCGGCCTGCTCCACCTCCCGGTCGGCTTCGATGAGCACCGGCTGCACCGACCGCACCACGAACGGCAGGGTTACGAACGCCAGCGCCACGACCAGGCCCGGTCGGGTGGCGTTGAGATGGACATCGATCGGACTCTGCGGCCCGTACAGGGCCAGCAGCACGATACTGGCGACGATCGTGGGCAACGCGAACGGTAGATCGATCAGCGCGTTCACCAGCCCCTTGCCCGGGAAGTCGTCACGCACCAGGACCCAGGCGATCATCGTGCCCATCACGACATTGACCAACGCCACCGCCAGCGAGACGAGTACGGTCACCCGCAGCGACGCCAGAGCCAGCGGATCGGTCACCGCGTTCCAGAAACCGGACCAGCCGTCGTCGAACGCGCTGAAGGTCAGTGCGGCCAGCGGCAGCAGCACGATCACGCTGAGCCACAGCATCGCGGTGGCGATACCGAGCGGGCCGACCGAACCGGTGAACCGCAGCCAGGACCGGAGTGGCCGGGGAGTGGAACTGTCCGGGCCAGCTGCGCCGGGGGGCGCGGGTGCGGTGGCGGTGTTGCGTTCGGTCACGAGTATCGAGTATCGCGTGTGGGCCGGGTCACCCGGCTACTCGGTCGCGTTCTCGTAGGCGACGGCGATGGTGCCGGTGTCGGGCGCGAACAGATCTGTCTCGACCGTCTCCCAGCCACCCAGGTCGGCGATGGTGTACA is a genomic window containing:
- the cysW gene encoding sulfate ABC transporter permease subunit CysW, giving the protein MKLSAPGRITLRVLALGYLFVLLVLPLGIILYRAFGQGIGAFIDQISTPAAISAFNLSMIILVIVVPVNVILGVVTALALVRGEFPGRRLLQSVVDLPFAVSPVVVGVALIMLWGVDGWFGAVTDGWFRVIFALPGMVLATIFVTMPFVVREVEPVLHEIGDEQEQAAATLGASGWQTFWRITVPAIRWGLTYGVVLTVARALGEFGAVIMVSSGFPGVSQTLTLLVHERYINDHNDFGAYCAATLLMGLALITLLLMTLLERKREAS
- the cysT gene encoding sulfate ABC transporter permease subunit CysT gives rise to the protein MLWLSVIVLLPLAALTFSAFDDGWSGFWNAVTDPLALASLRVTVLVSLAVALVNVVMGTMIAWVLVRDDFPGKGLVNALIDLPFALPTIVASIVLLALYGPQSPIDVHLNATRPGLVVALAFVTLPFVVRSVQPVLIEADREVEQAALSLGADNWTTFRRVVLPTLAPAIISGGGLAFARAIGEFGSVVLIGGNIPRETQVASQYIQQQIEIDRPVNAAAVSVALLGIAFVALLVLRVFAERTARKEREAR